One Notolabrus celidotus isolate fNotCel1 chromosome 16, fNotCel1.pri, whole genome shotgun sequence DNA window includes the following coding sequences:
- the LOC117827701 gene encoding uncharacterized protein LOC117827701 codes for MFQFSKYPMDILEMLSGHQAHQFKGLGLERQLSHQQQVQLQHQQQLQQQHQPSADTSGSLLSGLGLGSLQSSRSNAFADSSSLFAKMSAPPPSISHQSQSSSSHSSRKSSKMSSSSGSGSSSSGYPQFLRPFHPAEAALAQEQLHSGMGRFDFGGGGSGGVVAPAPPPPLHPGLSVPQPSPGQPSSSPSSSTSASASNNPSGSTAVPLVGQSDPRSLHQQFSCMLAANQYFLSGVPTNSSLEQFLVQQGTHNHLGLGLGQGSSESNSALAPPPALHSSHSHSHAAPQPQQQQQQLTPHALSHPHSHTHHPHPLHPAPQPAPLGGFDFQGIPVLSSNQIASLMQQEAGLPLPLPLHLSLSKDDSAKGGDSSSTSHSSGGSRRKKAMAGYLPQRKSESSSHSHSSHSHSSSSVSNCHNSSSSGHSQSSSSGLVGGGSGGVGISGIGSEPPHSSLLSSSSQQSSSTVSSSSSAPSSNSTSVLVANGNQHKSQEGHSNSSSGQPEPEPLYHCGECGKTFTHLSSLRRHLRSHGLTPESQSRKLDCNSPSPERVFCCGECGKRFKKRGHLIQHSVTHSENRPFVCNVCQKSFNRRESLTRHEKIHDEKPFRCPACGRCFRESTSLLNHAASGACGKPPRSSKNRPNSGGGGSSNPSSSKMRSSGDTVGISNDGAAMANDKYATDYSRNRYPNQSGYSSGVDDYRRSQPSSLYPSESTLAGEMNNQTLRKAPLAPTLHPHPQNQHHHHQPQPQPQPQPHLPLSSLLDDSEDEVTSSAMSAIAAAAAASCDLNTENRDGERRDIIGGLLGGLGFGNLGGPSSTSSLNGSTMPLTHPSQPHMKTKRPRKPREKRDPNNIVRRRRSPAPPGDGSERPYGCQICGKRFRRAETLRRHNRVHTGEKPHSCDVCGKMFREPFHLTKHLTVHSGQKNYKCNLCGKMFAYAQSLVRHGKLHRRGEIDSQGRRIKGAAAAAAAAAAAISQVPNSANSNYFSSCSQGEKSPTRGTPSQRLYTCTVCWKSFRHYFHLTAHQQTVHGGSVGLEKSFRCEVCGKAFAYSNSLVRHKLSQHGIDRSGQRVNQSQPSGFSPLFYDSGSGSNYTGGTHMQPGATGQHQQQPPQQQQQQQQQQQQLQHPFQYRSKNFQKRQGQTRKHRKKKRVVIHSIMRDGKLVGVPLSKDTRKKLILLRRKRGKLQAQVNKKKLLAQLRVKGGLMRVKSWTGGAVKVAGLTSMDIPIKRFPCPICPSATYAKQGSLLVHYAMKHPPKNSGRPARLRCQVCGRRTSSLHKALKHRGQHLKQAAFQCHKCRHRFWSPGLLTRHKFSCRGLTTGSGSGNWALMKMKSPQSQTESDHSPSQLTVPVSVPVPVPVPVLVQPERSTVLTEYSQ; via the coding sequence catcagcagcagctccagcagcagcaccagccCTCCGCCGACACCTCTGGGAGCCTCCTGTCCGGCCTCGGACTGGGATCCCTCCAGAGTTCGCGGAGCAATGCCTTTGCTGACTCCTCGTCGTTATTCGCCAAAATGAGCGCCCCTCCTCCTTCCATCTCCCACCAGAGCCAGTCGTCTTCCTCTCACAGCTCGAGGAAGTCCAGTAAGATGAGTAGCAGCAGCGGGAGTGGGAGTTCCTCGTCGGGGTACCCTCAGTTCCTGCGGCCTTTTCACCCGGCTGAGGCTGCGCTGGCTCAGGAGCAGCTTCACTCCGGGATGGGACGGTTTGACTTCGGCGGGGGCGGCAGCGGAGGGGTCGTCGCACCCGCGCCGCCTCCTCCGCTTCATCCTGGTCTCTCTGTTCCCCAGCCTTCACCTGGTCAACCATCTTCTTCGCCTTCTTCTTCCACCTCTGCTTCAGCCTCTAACAACCCCTCCGGCAGCACTGCAGTCCCCTTAGTCGGCCAGTCCGACCCCCGCAGCCTCCACCAGCAGTTCAGCTGCATGCTCGCTGCTAACCAGTACTTCCTCTCGGGCGTGCCCACCAACAGCAGTCTGGAGCAGTTCCTCGTCCAGCAGGGCACACACAATCACCTGGGCTTGGGTCTGGGCCAGGGATCTTCCGAGTCAAACTCGGCCCTCGCCCCTCCTCCCGCCCTCCACTCCTCCCACAGCCACAGCCACGCAGCTCCacagcctcagcagcagcaacaacagctgaCTCCTCATGCCTTATCTCATCCACACAGCCACACTCACCACCCGCACCCTCTCCACCCGGCCCCCCAGCCGGCCCCACTGGGTGGCTTTGATTTCCAAGGCATTCCAGTGCTATCCTCTAACCAGATAGCATCGCTAATGCAGCAAGAGGCCggcctccccctccccctccccctgcaCCTGTCCCTCTCTAAAGACGATTCAGCAAAGGGAGGAGACAGCTCGTCTACGTCGCATTCAAGTGGAGGGAGCAGGAGAAAGAAAGCGATGGCGGGCTACCTTCCTCAGAGGAAATCAGAAAGTAGCAGCCACAGTCACAGCAGTCacagccacagcagcagcagtgttagCAACTGCCATAACAGCAGCTCAAGTGGGCACAGTCAGAGCTCCTCATCGGGCCTCGTGGGAGGAGGATCCGGGGGTGTCGGGATAAGTGGCATCGGAAGTGAGCCACCgcattcctctctcctctcatcatcCTCCCAGCAGTCATCCTCcactgtctcctcttcctcatctgcCCCTTCCTCTAACTCCACGTCTGTGCTCGTAGCAAATGGCAACCAACATAAATCACAAGAGGGCCACAGTAACAGCTCATCAGGCCAGCCCGAACCTGAGCCCCTCTACCACTGTGGTGAGTGTGGTAAAACTTTCACCCACCTCTCGAGCCTCAGAAGGCATCTACGCAGCCACGGCCTGACACCAGAAAGCCAAAGTAGAAAACTGGACTGTAACTCCCCGAGCCCTGAGAGGGTATTCTGCTGTGGCGAGTGTgggaagagatttaaaaagaggggtcacctcatccaacacagcGTCACCCACTCAGAAAACCGGCCTTTTGTCTGCAACGTCTGCCAAAAGTCTTTCAACCGTCGAGAATCGCTCACGAGGCACGAGAAGATTCACGACGAAAAGCCTTTCCGGTGTCCCGCGTGCGGACGTTGTTTCCGAGAGAGCACCTCCCTCCTCAACCACGCGGCTTCGGGTGCCTGCGGGAAACCTCCCCGGAGCTCGAAAAACCGGCCAAACAGCGGCGGGGGTGGCTCGTCGAACCCAAGCAGTAGTAAAATGAGAAGCAGTGGAGACACGGTGGGGATTTCAAACGATGGTGCAGCAATGGCGAATGACAAATATGCAACAGATTACTCCAGAAATCGCTACCCGAATCAGTCGGGCTACAGCAGCGGGGTTGACGATTACAGACGGTCACAGCCCTCGTCTCTGTACCCCTCAGAAAGCACGCTAGCCGGTGAAATGAACAACCAGACCCTCCGTAAAGCCCCTTTAGCCCCAACCCTTCATCCCCACCCACAGAAtcagcaccaccaccaccaacctCAACCTCAGCCACAACCGCAGCCTcacctccccctctcttctttaTTGGATGACTCAGAGGATGAGGTCACCAGCAGCGCGATGTCAGCCATTGCTGCTGCAGCCGCCGCCTCCTGtgatttaaacacagaaaaccGGGATGGAGAAAGGAGGGACATCATCGGAGGTCTGCTGGGGGGGTTGGGGTTTGGTAACTTAGGTGGACCGTCGTCCACTTCAAGCCTCAACGGGTCCACCATGCCTTTGACCCACCCCAGCCAGCCACACATGAAAACCAAGAGGCCGAGAAAGCCGAGAGAAAAAAGGGACCCAAACAACATTGTGAGGCGGAGAAGGAGTCCCGCGCCACCGGGGGACGGATCGGAGAGACCGTACGGCTGCCAGATTTGTGGCAAACGCTTCAGAAGGGCCGAGACCTTACGGCGCCACAACCGCGTCCACACGGGAGAGAAGCCTCACTCCTGCGATGTCTGCGGCAAAATGTTCCGAGAGCCTTTCCACCTCACCAAGCACCTGACCGTGCATTCTGGTCAAAAGAACTACAAGTGCAATCTGTGCGGGAAGATGTTTGCTTACGCACAGAGTCTGGTGAGACATGGGAAGCTGCACAGAAGAGGAGAGATCGACAGCCAGGGGAGGAGAATTaaaggtgctgctgctgctgcggccgCCGCCGCTGCCGCCATCAGTCAGGTGCCCAACTCGGCAAACTCTAACTacttctcttcctgctctcaAGGAGAGAAGTCTCCAACACGTGGCACTCCCTCTCAGAGGCTTTATACCTGTACAGTGTGCTGGAAATCTTTCCGCCACTACTTCCACCTGACAGCACACCAACAGACGGTCCACGGCGGCAGTGTGGGGCTTGAGAAGTCCTTTCGTTGTGAAGTGTGTGGAAAAGCCTTCGCCTACTCCAACAGCTTGGTGCGCCACAAGCTGTCTCAGCACGGCATCGACCGCAGCGGCCAGCGAGTCAACCAGAGCCAGCCCTCTGGATTCTCACCACTGTTCTATGATTCTGGATCGGGATCGAACTACACCGGAGGGACTCACATGCAGCCAGGAGCCACTGGGcaacatcagcagcagccaccacagcaacaacaacaacaacagcagcagcagcagcagctgcagcacccTTTTCAGTACCGCTCAAAAAACTTCCAaaagcggcaaggacaaacaagaaagcacagaaagaaaaaaagagtggtGATCCACAGCATCATGAGAGATGGAAAGCTCGTAGGCGTTCCTCTGAGTAAAGATACTCGAAAGAAGCTCATActtctgaggaggaagaggggcaAACTGCAGGCCCAGGTCAACAAAAAGAAGCTCCTGGCCCAGTTGAGGGTAAAGGGTGGACTCATGAGGGTGAAGTCGTGGACCGGCGGTGCTGTAAAGGTCGCAGGGCTCACCTCAATGGACATCCCGATCAAGCGCTTCCCCTGCCCCATCTGCCCCAGCGCCACCTACGCAAAGCAGGGTTCTCTGTTGGTCCACTACGCTATGAAGCACCCTCCTAAAAACTCAGGGCGCCCTGCTCGACTGCGGTGCCAGGTGTGCGGAAGGCGCACGAGCTCACTACACAAAGCCTTGAAACACAGGGGCCAGCATCTGAAACAAGCTGCATTCCAGTGCCACAAATGCCGACACCGTTTCTGGAGCCCGGGACTGCTGACCCGGCACAAGTTCTCCTGCCGGGGGTTGACAACCGGCAGCGGGAGTGGAAACTGGGCACTGATGAAGATGAAATCTCCACAGAGTCAGACAGAAAGTGACCATTCACCGAGCCAGCTAACGGTCCCAGTCTCGGTCCCGGTTCCAGttccggttccggttctggttcagccTGAGAGATCAACAGTCCTGACTGAGTACagtcagtaa